The window CTTGGGTGCCTCCAGCACCTGTGTGTTCTCTGGACTCTGAAGTCATAGTTTCACTTGTGTGCTAGCAAAAGATTTCAGGATTCTCTTATCTGCTCCTGATTCCTTCCAAGATTCCTTTTGTGCCCTATTTGACTGGCTTCTCTTCCCATTTGTTTCTGAACTTTGCTTCTTCTAGATTTTGTTGTATCCACATTTGACAGTCATCTGAGATATAACTTGGGAATTACTGCTCTGTTCTTCCCTCATCCACATATAATCAACACAGAGAAGTGGAGGATTCAAACTGATGGCAAACATGTAGAACCTGGGGTGTCCAAATCCACAATGTATGATATCAGGGGTAATCACTCATCCAGTTTGTGCTCCAAGTCTATCCAGTGTAAAAATgagatgaatatatatttttaccttAGGTTCTTTGGAAAATACAATGAGAAATTATGTGATAAACTCTTAAATTAACTATTGTTAATAATTAAGTTACAAGTGGGTCCCTTTACCTGTTTGGCACATTGTCCTAGGGAAGCTACAGGAATCGAGTACAGACACATCAACAGGAAGGTCACTTGGGCTACAACAAATaaggccacaggggcagagctgCACATGCCATTTGCAGACAATATCAGGATGCCATGTGCTCCAGGTGCCAGACATGGAGCTAAAGGACTTGTTTGCCCGGCAGGATTTCTGTCTTGCTTTGGCCCTATCCCTTATTCCTACacccctatttttgtaaatggaaatgtttactcagtatgTTTATGTGTTGGATgatgtaaattgcttttaattgtATAGGAACTCACAAtgcaagattgccttgagcctcggGGATgacttggacttgaactttgagcaatcttggaactgttgagactatgggcaCTCTTGGGAATggattaaatgtattttgcattgtgagatgttTATGAGCTTTTGGGAGCCAGGAGGGAATggtacagtttggatgtgaggtatcccccaaaagctcatgtgtgagacaatgcaagaaggtccagaggagaaatgatagaaTTTTGAGGGTCtaaacccaattagtgaattaattccctgataaaGATTTAcacagtggtaactgaagtggtagggtatgggtagaggaggtggaaattggggcatgactttggagtatatatttgtttctggccactggagtctctctctctgcttcctgataaccaggatgtgagctgtttccctctgccacactcttccactgtgatgtgcagcctcacctcaaaccccatggaatttaacaagaattctatggactaagacttatGAAAcactgagccctcaaataaacttttcctcctttaacattgttctggtcagatcattaggtcacagcagtgaaatagatGACTAAAACAGCAGTCCTCTGTAGATATTCTCTTTTTTCAAATTCCCTTTTTTCAGTGTGGCATGTGGGTCACACATAGAGCTCCGCACGCGGGATTAAAAAGTGAACCTGTCTCCAATGCTTGACTCAATGAGCTATTTCTATGATCAACCATTCTCACTCTCTCTTTAGCAAAATCTCACATTACCCTCATGGCAATAAAGTCAGGtcttctttcacctccttgaATGAAACTTTCTTTATGATTGGGATATTATAATCACTTATGTGTCTGTCTACATTTCTGCACCTAAGCAAAAAACTGTCCCAGGACACAGTAGTGCTGGTCCCCTCTGAGTGAGAGTGTTCAGATTATAGTatatttctttgtcatttatgCTCAGGTCAGAGAACTCAGGCTGTTCAGACAATAACTACTGGATTGGAATCCATATTTCAAGAATCCCCAGCTGTTGATAGATTACCTCACCTATTCCatcttgttttccttctctttaaaatgTAATCCCCACATAGCAGGGTGATCCTGAGAATCTGAGCTGATGCTGCAATTGCTCAAGTCTTCTTTGTGTTCCCAGGGGTCCCACTGAAGAGATGAGGAGCCTTGATCCAACCATTTCAGCCTGGAGGACAGAAGCCACACCAACCAATGGAAGTTATGAGAATCGTCCTCCAATTTGTGACATGAGTAATCTGATTCCACAAGTGCTCATCTTCATCATTTCCCTGACTGGGCTGGCAGGAAATGCATCTGTGCTGTGGTTCTTGGTCTTCCACATGCCCAGGAATGCCTTGTACATCCTAAACCTGACTGCTGCTGACTCCCTCCTTCTCTGCCTCTATGTTACTATTTGCCTGATAGAATTCATTCTTCACATTAACATTTTTACAGATGGCATCATACACACTGGGGTATTCATTTTCTACATTGCAGGCCTGAGCATGCTCTGTGCTAGAAACACTGAGCACTTCCTGTCAGTCCTGTGGCCCATTTGGAACAACTGCCATCACCCAAGACACACATCAGTTACCATGTGTGCCTTCTGACCCTGTCTCTATTTCTAAGCATCTggacagtgtctttttttttcatctcaacAAAGCTGAAGATCATAATAAAATAGTTGATTTTACTGTAATGGTATTACTggtttttttatttgtgaatCTCTCAGGGTCTAGCCTGGCCCTACTGATAGGATGCTCTGTGGATTCAAACAGAAGTCTCTGACCAGGCTTTATGTTACCATCCTGCTCACTGtgttggtctttttcttttgtggtttacTCTTTGGAGTCTATTTGTTCCTGTTAATGGGATTCAGAAATATATTGCACCaaacagtttcctttttctcGATTCACTTGTTTTGTCCTCTGTTAACAGCTCTGCCAACCCCATCATTTACTTCTTCATTGACTCCTTTAGGCAGCGGTTGTGGGGGTAGAACCTCAAGCTGGTGCTTGAGTGGGCTCTGCAGGATACTCCTGAGAAGGAGGAATGTGAAGGCAGCCTTTCTCAGGGAACCCTGGAGATGTCAGGCAGCAGAGTGGAGCAGGGATGAAGAGCCTCTGCTCTGGTCCATCAGTTGTGACTTCAAGAGGCAATAGTGCCCAGCCACAATTGACAGTTGTCTGCTCTCCTCTCAGTCTTGTGTCCCTGAAATACTTCCTAGCCCCTAAGAGTACTTCTGTCTTCACCGACTGCTGCATTTAGCCATTTCTAGCTCATTAGGCTCAGCCATCATTATACGTGTCCTAGCAAGAACCCATATTCCCTTCAAGTCCCTAAACAGAGGTCTTCTTCTCTTCCTAGGATGGAATATCTCTTAGTCATGGTGGTATCATGATCACCTCTACATCTTTATGAATTTCTATACCTGAGAAAATTTTGAGTGGTGCTTGGGGACTTCACCCAAGCATGTTGAGTGGGAATGCTGGGACCATAGAATTTCCCATGAAATAGAGCAACTGCAGTACAGTGCGGAGTCAAGGCTTTAGAATACTCTAGACATGACTTTGTATCCAGCCTCCAAGACTCCCTGGACTGTGATTAGTACATAAACACTTCAAGTCTCTGTATCCTCCCTTGTAATGGCCTAACACTAAATTCCACATAGAAGTGTGGCCCTGAGAATAGTAATCGCACATCATGTGCTAATGTCTGGTTTGTGTTCCCAAGAGTAATAGTAGAGTATTCTGAACATAAATCCATATATCTCAGTCTGGTAGATGTAACTCACACCAACCAATAGAAAGAAGAGGGacatttctggaactttccaaaAGAAGACTGATCTCTACAATGGTGATCCTCATCTCTGAACTTCTGGCAGGCAACACAGTTGTGCTGTGACTTCTGAACTTTTGCATGTGAGGAACGCTACTCCATCTACATTCTTACCCTATGTGTATACATCCAAGTTCCATCTTCTTTTAAGAACacctttcatcttatagaagCTCCACCGTAATACTGATACTTCTTAATTTCATTTGCTCTTGAAGGAATCCATCTCCACAGATAGTCATATTCTGAGATAATGAGGAATTATAGCCTGCAAAGGTGAGTACTGTAGATCTTTCACAACTAAATATTGAAAGGAcataattcaacccataacatcatccttattaaaaaatttctgaACTAACCCACTGAAGAAATTTTCTGAATGTTGTTAACTTATTTATGAGATAGTGCTTTTTTACAACAAAATTTCTGACACagttgactcatggtttcaaaagGTTAAATTAAATTATCTCTGGGCCAGGATCCATGGTGAATAATAGGAGTGCCTACAGAAGAAGGATCATAGTTCCAGCCAGGAAGTAGGGAGCTGATTGAGTGAGGTCAGCCATGTTCTTTCATAACAAGTCTCTCATTAGAACTCTATGAGTAGCTGAGAACCAAATTCTCAGAGCCCATCCAAaggacctaaggacctcccaccaggccccataTCTTAAAGGTTCCACAGAACATCCCAATACTGCCAACCTAGAGACCAATCAAAATTGCATGAATTCTTGAGTAGGAGACACAATGAAACAATATCCAGATCATAGAATTCCACCAATGACCCTCAAAGTTCATATCCATCTTGGCtcctaatataaattaaattttgtaaaaaagaCAGTAGCCTAACATAACTATAGTAAGAAGAGCAAAAAATGAAGCCATGTGAGACAAGACTTCAGATGTTGAGTGCCTACcctgcatgaaaataaataaaaaaatttcatgagATGTAGAGATGACAAAAAGATGTGCTCAATACATCATATTTCATAAGGGAAGTTAGTTAATTAAGTTCCTCATACtgacaatttaaaaagagaaatgtaaatttgttCTTCAGGGAtaataatgaggaaataaaaattggtgGAGGTAGGAAGTGAGGAGTTCAGGAGAATAGAATtcaatgagattttaattttgtttacatttctctgTAATTTGGAACACAATTACAGAAGTAAATGCATTTCTGCAGAGGTAAAGTACTAAAAAACATGAGGTCGGGATGTGATGAGCCTTGAATGACCCAATGATATACTTTATTACTTAGTAATAAAGGTCCATTATGAAAGCTCACATTGCTTATGTTACTACCTAGGATCATAGTTGGCAGTTAAAAGAAAGAACAGCAATAACTTATAAGGAGGTGGACCAAAAGGGAAGAGATGGAAGAGACTGAAATATGAGTGGAAGCAGGGCAAATTCCCAGAAACATCTCCATGAAGTTTGAAGTCTGAAATGGTCCTGGTCATAAAAGGAAAGTTTGAGaagctgagaaaactgaggaacaCCATGCAGATTAGAAAAGGAATTCAACATGTGAATCTCAACCTAGATCCTTTTGCTAGAAAGAGCATTCTTAATGAAACTTGAATGGGATTTCTGAGAGAAAGTATGCAAGATTACATTGTACTGTTTAAACTTTTATGGAAATTTGAAACttaatcaaaatgaaagaaagccaATAagcttacattttcatttttgaagaagaaaCATGAAGTTTTCTTGAGGAAGATCCCCCAAATACAgcataaatatagaaataatgaatataaataatgaataatgaatataaatatataaataatgaatatacaaagttttaaaaattcattggtaTCAACTCCAAAATACTGTTAAATCCAAGACAGACAGTCAGGAGAGCCCAGGGCAAGGCTACAACCTGTCCTTTCTTCCCACTTCCTAGGAATATGTCCATCCTACTGACCTACTGGGTCAGAAGCCACATGCAAACAACAGAGAAATAGAAcccagaaaagtttttttttttttttttttttttttttggtgagataATGGGCAAAGAAAGAAGCAGTGTAATAAAGTCACTCttctggtgcttttttttttatctccaacagatttattttttaaaggaatggatTGAGAGGAAAAAACATGGGGCAAAGTAGTATggaatagaaaattaatacaaatgtaaaatgttttgCTAATTGTTTTATAACCACAACAAACTAGTACAGAGAATGCCCTGTACAAAACACAATAAATGTTCAAAGATCAAGTTGTTCCCTTAGCAAGGCTAAAGATTTCAGTCTCTGGTATTTGGAATTTAGGCTGCAGTCCTTATTTTTGGATGGATCACTGGGTGTGTGGCACAGTCTATGCTTTGAGCCAGATTTGAACAGAAGAACGGCCACTTGGCCCAGGTAGAAGTAGATGAAGAGTTTGGTTTCGAGTGTCACATAACTACCGAAGTTCCTCCCCACAATGCAGTGCCAGGTGGGGTTGTACTTCTTGTCAAACTCCTTCTTGATCTGGGCTGCAATATCCTTTTCTATGCTATATTTCTCCAACGCCTGAGTAGCGCACTTCACCGAATCCTGTTGCATCTCTTCCGACATGTCCACATTTTTTATCACTGCCTTCGGGTCGCACATGATGACCATGGGGCAGTGATTGGGCAACTGCAATGGTCTCCTGAGGGAGGTGCTGGCGCAGCTCAAGCCCCAGGGGGGTTGCTATCGCTACCAAGGCTGTGGCGCATCTCTGTTCTGATGCTTTTTGACCTGCAAAAACCCCTGGTTGAGAGCTGGAAAAATAActcatcttcaaaataaattcaaaatgctaTGCCTCACATAGGAATTCAACACTCATCTTTTTTTATAGCCTCTATGTTTTACAGCTTACGAGTTGGttaaagaattttcagaaatgttgTGTTTAAATCTGTTTGTGACCAGCACCTCTTTGGGCATTGAGTACCAATACtatctttttggtttgtttctttctttgttttagggCAGGTCCTCTCACATTCTTACCCTGCACTCCCCCCGTGAGCTGTACCCCAGCCAATATGCTCTTTGACACTCAGATTAAATCTTTGTTTTAACATGCCGTTGCACATGTGATAGAATAAGGCTTATCAACCAGTTTCTGAAAAGTGCTGAAGGAGAGcactgatttcttttaaaattgctattgaaagaaaatatcacaaaatttgaACATTTGCTTAATTATAGTGGAGAGTATGTGAATTCTTATGATATTTTCTACTGGCCTTGGTACCTGGCTTATAAAATTCTCTCTAGACTTTCCTATGTCTTCTTTTATGGTGGCTTCCTTATTCATGTAGGTTGTCCACTGaacaaataaacatttcaatcatttttaagTAATCTTTCAGAATTAAGTATGGACTTGCAAAACTAGTAGAGTTTCTGTACCCACTACTCAGACTACAGATATTTTACATTAATGCAGTACATTACCAAAACAAAGAAGTTGATATTAGTACAACCAAATCACCTACACTTCAGACCTCATTTGGATTTTACTATTTTATGCATGCACTGCTTATGTgtgaaaatctttaattttttaaaatgtaaaaaatatggcTGAGTAGCTGAATCATGTAACTTTCCCACTAGCGATATATAAAATATCCAGTTTATTCAAATGCTTCccacatttaaattaaaaattattgtatCTATTATAAGTGAAGAATAGTGTTCTGATAGGTGTGTGTTTTGAGGCCCTTCTCCAGCTTTATAAATGGGATCCTTTTCTTCTCGTGTCTCCTTCTTGACCCTCCTTCAGGGTGTCTGTTTCTTAACCTCCTCTTCTTATAAGTACACCATTTATTTTAGATAGTACTCACAGTAAGGGATTCCTCTTGACTTAATTATGTCTTGAAGGATACCATCTTCAAATAAAGTTATTCTGAGATAATGGAGATTAGgacttccaaataaattttgctATGACACACAGAAAGATGTTTGCTAATCAGAGAAAAATCACAATGGGTATAGGTAATAAGTAGAGAATAGGATTCAGTGAGAATAGGATTCACATCCTTTTGTTCTGTCATTTGAAACAAACTTATAGAAATAAATGCATTACTGATgagcaaaggaaattaaaaaaatatatgtgggGCCAAGCCATGATGAACCTTTAATGATTTCAGtggtatattttgttatttaataataaaactcAGTATGAAAGCTCACATTGCTTACATTGTTACCTAGAACAATAGTtggcaaaggaaacagaaaaacaaccacTTACAAGTAGGTGGAGTAAAAAGAATGGGATGGGAGGGGCTGATATGTGAGTGGAAATGGTGCAGATGCCCAGAAACATCTTCATTAAAATGAAGTCCCAATGTCTGTGGTCTCCAATTTACTCCCAATCCAAGGACAATAAAGCACAGGGGCCATTCAGAACCTTAAAAGCCTCAACTGGTCACCAGCTTTAAATACAGCTTCCATAGGCATCTCTGTACTT of the Sciurus carolinensis chromosome 11, mSciCar1.2, whole genome shotgun sequence genome contains:
- the LOC124960107 gene encoding dynein light chain 1, cytoplasmic-like, coding for MCDPKAVIKNVDMSEEMQQDSVKCATQALEKYSIEKDIAAQIKKEFDKKYNPTWHCIVGRNFGSYVTLETKLFIYFYLGQVAVLLFKSGSKHRLCHTPSDPSKNKDCSLNSKYQRLKSLALLREQLDL